From the Thermomicrobiales bacterium genome, the window CATGGCGTGGCCTCGGCCCCTTGCGATTGCGTTGTGCTGGTGCAGGATTGGCCATGCCGCGCTCCTGCACCTAGCTCGTCGCTACGTCGTCATAGAGCGGCAATTCCTCGCCGCTGTCGTAGTCGTATTTCGCGCGAATCTCGCGGCTGTAGTACACGTTCAGTACGTTGTCTTCAACCTCGACATCGACGCTCATGCCGACAAGATCGCTCGCCAGCGGGCCGAAGTCCTTGTCACGGACCGAGATCATGCCGTCTGCACGAACCAGTCGTGGCTGTCGCCCCAGCATCATGAAGTCTTCCGGGCCGGCCGAGAACGCGTCACGTGCCTCGCGGAAGAGATCGTCGTTCTGCTCGCGCAGCGATTCCGGGTCGTTGAAGTCGATCTTCCAGTTCGTCAGCTTGTAGGCGAGCCGCGCGTTCTGTCCATCCTTGCCGATGGCCAGTGACATCTGGTCGGTCGGGACGATAACTCGAGCGACATTCTCAGCCTCGTTCAGCGCCACGCTGATCGGCTTGGCCGGTGACAAGGCGTTGGCAATAAACGTGTTGATATCGGGCGACCATTCGATGACGTCGATCTTCTCGCCCATCAACTCGTTGACGATGTTCTGGATACGAACGCCGCGGATACCAACGCACGATCCAACCGGATCGACCTTTTCCTGTCGCGCGGCGACAGCAACCTTGCTTCGCAAACCCGGCTCGCGAGCGAT encodes:
- the nusA gene encoding transcription termination factor NusA produces the protein MGSNAEGLRPHRRADRQAGRAAAVRDYERGSVYEEFADRVGEVLNGVIQRADSRAVIVELGKAEAVMPVREQVSNERYRPGQRLKVYLLDVNKDPRGPQLIVSRANVSLVKRLFELEVPEIYSGAVEIMNIAREPGLRSKVAVAARQEKVDPVGSCVGIRGVRIQNIVNELMGEKIDVIEWSPDINTFIANALSPAKPISVALNEAENVARVIVPTDQMSLAIGKDGQNARLAYKLTNWKIDFNDPESLREQNDDLFREARDAFSAGPEDFMMLGRQPRLVRADGMISVRDKDFGPLASDLVGMSVDVEVEDNVLNVYYSREIRAKYDYDSGEELPLYDDVATS